From the bacterium genome, the window GGGGTCGAGATGGTGATGCCTGGCGACAACGTGGCGATCACGGTCGAGCTGATCACGCCGGTGGCGTTGGAGAAGGAAATGCGCTTCGCGATCCGCGAAGGCGGCCGCACCGTCGGCGCCGGCGTCTGCACCGAGATCATTGAATAATTGTAGGGGCGACCCTTGCGGTCGCCCGCCTTAGGACATCTTATGCGTAACATCATTCAAATGGAGTGCACGGTTTGCAAGAACCGCAACTACTCCACCAAGAAGAACAAGACCACGACCCCCGATCGCCTTGAGCGAAGCAAGTACTGCCGCTTCTGCCGCAAGCACACTTCGCACAAGGAGACGAAGTAATAGATTGTTCCCTCCCCTTTGTAAGGGGAGCAAGGAGGAAACTGGCGCCTTAATGGCGCCAGGCAAACTCCGCGGTAGTGTGAAAGACATTATCCGAACTAGTTTAGGGAGGGGTAGAGCGTCGCATACTTGCCAACCCTCTACCTCCCCCCAACCCCCTCCTTACAAAGGAGGGGAGAAAGAATAGGAGAGTAGCTCAATTGGTAGAGCACCGGTCTCCAAAACCGGGGGTTGCAGGTTCGATCCCTGTCTCTCCTGCTAATTGAGATGAAAAACCAAGATGGAGCGATTTAAAAAATACATCGACTTCTCCCTGGCCCTGGCGGCTTTGGTGGTTTGGTACCTGTTGCGGCACCTGCTGCTTCAGGTTTGGGACATCTTCCGCCTGCCGGTCATGGAAAATTGGCCGCTCAGCTTGCCGGCCTTGATCGCGCTGGCGGTGGCCCTCGGCGCTCTCATCTATGTGCGGCGCAACCCCAAGGCCTACACCTTCCTGGGGGAGGTCGCGACCGAGCTTTCCAAGGTGACTTGGCCGACGATGCAGGAAACCGTGGCTTCGACCGGTGTCATCGTCGTGATGGTTAGCATCGCTTCGATGATGCTGTTTGGCTTCGATGCCCTTTGGGGAACTTTGACGCGGAGCTTGCTCACGCTTTAACGGGACTTAAGATCTTATGACGCATCAGTGGTACGTCGTACATACCTATTCGGGATTCGAGCAGAAGGCCAAACTGGCGCTGGAAGAACGCGTTCGCGCCCTCGGCAAGGACACCATGTTCTCCGAGGTCCTGGTGCCTTCGGAAAACGTCGTCGAAATGAAGAAGGGCGTGAAGAAGACCACCTCGCGCAAGTTCTTCCCCGGCTACATCCTGGTCAAGATGGAGCTCAACGACGACACCTGGCACTTGATCAAGAATACGCCCAAGATCACCGGCTTCGTTGGCAACAGCACCCATCCGCCGGTGGTGCCGGAAGAGGAAGTCCGCCGGATCACCCAGCAGATCGACGAGGGAACCCTCCGGCCCAAGCCCAAGGTCAGCTTCGAGAAGGGCGAATCGGTCCGGGTCGTCGACGGTCCTTTCGCGACCTTCAATGGCATCGTCGAGGAAGTGAACCCCGAGAAGGGCAAGCTCAAGGTTTTGGTCAGCATCTTCGGCCGCTCCACGCCGATCGAGCTCGACTTCATGCAGGTGGAGAAAAATTAATCAGTAGGGGCGGGCCTCGCGCCCGCCCGCGTGCAAGGATTTCGTATGGCTAAGAAAGTTCAGGCGTTCATCAAGTTGCAGTGCCCGGCCGGACAGGCCAACCCGGCTCCGCCGGTCGGACCGGCCTTGGGTCAGCACGGCGTCAACATCATGGAGTTCTGCAAGCAGTTCAACGCGCGGACCCAAAAAGACGCCGGCCTCATCATCCCGGTGGTGATCACGGTCTATCAGGACCGTTCTTTCACCTTCGTGACCAAGACTCCGCCGGCTAGCATCCTGTTGATCAAGGCCGCCAAGATCCAAAAGGGATCGGGCGTTCCCAACAAGAACAAGGTCGGGACGGTCACCAAGGCCCAAGTCGAAGAGATCGCCAAGCTCAAGATGCCCGACCTCGATGTTCGGGATCTGGCCGCCGCGGTTCGCACGGTCGAAGGCACCGCCCGGAGCATGGGAATCGAAATTAAGTAAGGCTCGGCTTAGCCGAGCCGCGCAGCAAATTCGAAAAATTTGCGAAGGGAAATAGACTCAGAGGATTTTATGGCTGGAAAGAAATACAAGAACGCCGCGAAAAACGTGGATCCCGACAAAAAATACACCCTCGACGAGGCCGTCAAGATGCTCGAAAGCATGAAGTCGGCCAAATTCGATGAGACGGTGGAAGTGGCCCTCCGTTTGGGCATCGATGCCAAGCAGACCGACCAATTGGTCCGTGGCGCGGTGGCCCTGCCGCACGGCCTGGGCAAGGCGGTCAAGGTTTTGGCCTTCGCCAAGGGCGGCAAGGAGAAGGAGGCCCAGGAGGCCGGCGCCGATTTCGTCGGGGCCGACGACCTGATCGAGAAGGTCCAAGGCGGCTGGATGGACTTTGACAAAGTGGTTGCTACACCCGATATGATGGTGGCTGTCAGTAAGTTGGGCAAAGTATTGGGTCCGCGTGGCCTGATGCCCAACCCAAAAGTGGGAACGGTATCCTTCGACATCGGAAAAGCTGTGAAAGACCTCAAGGCGGGCAAGGTCGAATTCCGCAACGAAAAGGCCGGGATCGTCCACGCTCCCATTGGCAAGCTTTCCTTTGGCGCTGAAAAGATTAAAGAAAACATGCTCTCTTTGATCGAAGGGGTGGTCAAGGCCAAGCCCTCGTCGAGCAAGGGAACCTTTCTCCGCGGCGTTGCGATCAGCGCGACCATGAGCCCGGGGATCCGCATCGACCCGAACACGGCGGTGCGCGGTTAGTTTTTGCTGTTTGAAAAGTGAATGAGTGCGTCCAAGACCGTGGGTTTTCCTTCGGGAAATTAAGGCGAAAGCGCCCACCGAGACGGGATTTTCCCTCTCTGATTCACTCATTTAGGACAAAAACCTAAATCTCTCATGGAGGGAAAATGAACCGAACGGAGAAGGCCCAGGAAGTCGAAGCGCTCAAAGAGCGCTTTCAGAAGACCTGCGTGACCCTTCTCGCGGAATACCAAGGCCTCAAGGTCAGCGAATTGACCAAGTTGCGCCAGGAGCTCCGCCAGACCAAAGCCGAGGTGAAGGTGCTGAAAAACACCCTCGCCACCTTGGCCTTGAAAGGCACTCCGATGGAGCCGCTGAGCGAGCTTTTCGTCGGTCCGACCGCGGTCGTGACCAGCGAGAGCGACCCGGTGGCTCCGGCCAAGATCCTGGTCAAGTTCGCCAAGGAGTTCGAGAAGGCCAAGATCAAGGGCGGCTTCATGTCTGGAAAGATGATGAAGGCGGCCGACGTCGAAACCCTTTCCAAGCTCCCTTCGCGCGAAGAGATGCTCGCCAAGATGCTGGGTTCGTTGAACGCCCCGGCGCAGAACTTGGTGAACGTCATGAGCGCGTTGCCCAGGCAACTGGCCACCGTTTTGGCGGCCATCCGCGACAAGAAAACCGCATAACCAACACTCATTAATTTTTTTGAAATAAGGAATTACAAAATGGCTATCGTTAAAGCTGAAGATATTCTGGAAACCATCGAAAGCATGACCCTCCTCCAAGTCGCCGAACTGGTGAAGGCCTTCGAGACGAAGTTT encodes:
- the rplA gene encoding 50S ribosomal protein L1; the protein is MAGKKYKNAAKNVDPDKKYTLDEAVKMLESMKSAKFDETVEVALRLGIDAKQTDQLVRGAVALPHGLGKAVKVLAFAKGGKEKEAQEAGADFVGADDLIEKVQGGWMDFDKVVATPDMMVAVSKLGKVLGPRGLMPNPKVGTVSFDIGKAVKDLKAGKVEFRNEKAGIVHAPIGKLSFGAEKIKENMLSLIEGVVKAKPSSSKGTFLRGVAISATMSPGIRIDPNTAVRG
- the secE gene encoding preprotein translocase subunit SecE; protein product: MERFKKYIDFSLALAALVVWYLLRHLLLQVWDIFRLPVMENWPLSLPALIALAVALGALIYVRRNPKAYTFLGEVATELSKVTWPTMQETVASTGVIVVMVSIASMMLFGFDALWGTLTRSLLTL
- the rpmG gene encoding 50S ribosomal protein L33 produces the protein MRNIIQMECTVCKNRNYSTKKNKTTTPDRLERSKYCRFCRKHTSHKETK
- the rplJ gene encoding 50S ribosomal protein L10, coding for MNRTEKAQEVEALKERFQKTCVTLLAEYQGLKVSELTKLRQELRQTKAEVKVLKNTLATLALKGTPMEPLSELFVGPTAVVTSESDPVAPAKILVKFAKEFEKAKIKGGFMSGKMMKAADVETLSKLPSREEMLAKMLGSLNAPAQNLVNVMSALPRQLATVLAAIRDKKTA
- the rplK gene encoding 50S ribosomal protein L11, producing MAKKVQAFIKLQCPAGQANPAPPVGPALGQHGVNIMEFCKQFNARTQKDAGLIIPVVITVYQDRSFTFVTKTPPASILLIKAAKIQKGSGVPNKNKVGTVTKAQVEEIAKLKMPDLDVRDLAAAVRTVEGTARSMGIEIK
- the nusG gene encoding transcription termination/antitermination protein NusG — encoded protein: MTHQWYVVHTYSGFEQKAKLALEERVRALGKDTMFSEVLVPSENVVEMKKGVKKTTSRKFFPGYILVKMELNDDTWHLIKNTPKITGFVGNSTHPPVVPEEEVRRITQQIDEGTLRPKPKVSFEKGESVRVVDGPFATFNGIVEEVNPEKGKLKVLVSIFGRSTPIELDFMQVEKN